In the genome of Pontibacter actiniarum, the window CACCGCCACGCCGTGTTGCACGATGCCGTAACAAGCGCTCCGTACAACAACCTGAACCACATGGCTGAGCAGCAGGGCTCTTTCGAGATCTACAACTCGCTGCTTTCAGAGTATGGTGTGCTTGGCTTTGAGTTTGGCTATGCCATGGCTAACCCGAACGCCCTGGTTATCTGGGAGGCTCAGTTCGGTGACTTTGCCAACGGTGCACAGGTGATGATCGACCAGTTTGTAACGGCTACGGAATCTAAGTGGCAGCGCATGAACGGTTTGGTGATGCTGTTGCCGCACGGCTACGAAGGCCAGGGACCGGAGCACTCAAACGCCCGCCCGGAGCGCTTCCTGCAGCTGGCTGCCGAGAACAACATCTTCGTGACCTATATTACCACACCTGCCAACCTGTTCCACTTCATGCGTCGCCAGCTGGCATTGCCGTTCCGCAAGCCGGCTGTCAACATGTCGCCTAAGTCGCTGCTGCGCCACCCGCTGGTGGTGTCTCCGGTAGAGGATTTCACTTCAGGAGGTTTCAAGGAAGTGATCGGCGACAGCTACGTAACAGCCAAGTCGGTGAAGAAGGTGTTGCTGTGCTCTGGCAAAGTATACTTCGACCTGCTGGAAGAGCAGCAGAAGAACGAGCGCAAGGACGTCGCCATCATCCGTATGGAGCAGTTGGCGCCGTTCCCGAAAGTACAGTTGGAGGCAGAGCTGAAGAAGTACAAGAACGCGAAAATCTACTGGGTGCAGGAAGAGCCGGAGAACATGGGCGCCTGGACCTACATCCTGCGCATTATGCGCAGCCAGGTAGAAGACGTGGTGGCCCGCAAAGCCAGCGCCTCGCCTGCCACCGGTTACCTGAAGGTGCACGTAAAAGAGCAGCAGGAGCTGGTAGACCGCGCGTTTGCCATTTAATTATAATGATGAAGTATGAATGATGAATTGCTGCAAGAGCAACCGCATGTCATCATTCATACTTCATTTCTAATTCATAATTCGTAATTCATAATTGACCTAAAATATGAGCTTAGAAGTTAAAGTGCCTGCCGTAGGTGAGTCGATCACCGAGGTAACCATAGCCCAGTGGCTAAAGAAAGATGGCGACCGTGTGGAAATGGATGAGGTGATTGCTGAGCTGGAATCTGATAAAGCCACGTTCGAATTGCCAGCCGAAGCCGCAGGCATTTTACGCATTGTAGCACAGGAAGGCGACACGGTAGACGTGGGCGCTATTATCTGCAAAATAGAGGAGAACGGCGCTGCCGCCGCTGCTCCGTCTGCTCCGGCAGCCGAGGCTTCTCAGCCAGCCGCTCAGGAGGCCGCACCCGCTGCAACAGGCGGTGCCGGCGAAACGGTAGAAATGAAAGTACCTACTGTAGGCGAGTCCATCACGGAGGTGACCATCGCCAGCTGGCTGAAAAGCAGCGGCGATCATGTGGAGATGGACGAGGTAATTGCAGAGCTGGAGTCCGACAAGGCTACGTTCGAGCTGCCAGCTGAGGCTGCCGGTACACTGGAGATCGTGGCCCAGGAAGGCGACACCGTGGAGATCGGTGGGCTGCTGTGCCGCATCGTGTCTGGTGCTGGCGCCGTGAAGGCAAACGCACAGGCTACGGCCAAGCAGGCTGCCGCTGATCAGCAGGCAGCAACGGCCCGTCCGGCCGCCGCAAGCTCAGGAGCGCAGACCTACGCTTCAGGCACACCGTCGCCGGCTGCCGGTAAGATCCTTTCTGAGAAGGGCATCAACCCTGCCGATGTGCAGGGCACTGGCCGTGATGGTCGCATCACCAAAGAGGATGCGCAAAACGCGCAGAAGTCTGCTGCCAAGCCAGCCGCCGCTCCTGCTCCTAAGCAAGAGGCCACTGCCTCTAACGACGCGCCGGCTGCTGCAGGTGACCGTAACCAGCGCCGCGAGAAAATGAGCTCACTGCGTAAAACAGTGGCGCGCCGCCTGGTGCAGGTGAAAAACGAAACGGCCATGCTGACTACCTTCAACGAGGTAGACATGAAGCCGATCATGGACATCCGCGCCAAGTATAAAGACAAGTTTAAAGAGGTGCACGAAGTGGGCCTGGGCTTTATGTCGTTCTTTACGAAGGCCTGTACGGTTGCCCTGAAGGAGTGGCCGGCGGTAAATGCGCAGATCGATGGCAATGACATGGTCTTTAATGACTTTGTGGACGTGTCTATCGCTGTTTCTTCTCCGAAAGGTCTGGTGGTGCCGGTTATCCGTAACGCGGAGCAACTGACGCTGGACGGCATCGAGAAAGAAGTTATCCGCCTGGCGAAGAAAGCCCGCGACGGTAAACTCTCCATCGAGGAGATGACGGGTGGTACCTTCACGATCACGAACGGTGGTGTGTTCGGTTCCATGATGTCTACACCGATCATCAACGCGCCGCAGTCGGCTATACTTGGTATGCACAACATCGTGCAGCGCCCGGTAGCTGTTAACGGACAAGTGGAGATCCGCCCAATGATGTACCTGGCCCTGTCTTACGACCACCGCATCATCGACGGCCGTGAGTCGGTTAGCTTCCTGGTTCGCGTGAAGGAGCTGCTGGAAGACCCGATGCGCCTACTATTAGGCGTTTAAACTCAAATTATGAATTAGAAATTAGAAATTAGAAATTGTGGGGGAGGAGAAGGAGAATGTTGTTTGCGATAAGAGTTATGCCTTCGCGCTCCGGATTGTAAAGCTTTATAAGTTTCTAACAGAAGAGCAGAAGGAGTTTGTACTGGCAAAGCAATTGTTGCGAAGCGGTACTTCTATCGGTGCAAATGTAGAGGAAGCCATCGCTGCAAGTTCTAAAGCTGATTTCGTTCATAAACTAAATATTGCCGCAAAAGAGGCAAGGGAAACATCGTACTGGCTGCGCCTGCTAAAGGACAGCCAGTACCTTCCTGAAAAGGCGTTCGATTCTATACATGAGGATTGCATGCAGGTGCGAAAGATCATCAGCAAGATTCTGATCACCATGAAGGCGAACTCCTGATTTCTAATTTTTAATTTCTAATCTGAAAGATGAAATACGATGTAACCGTAATCGGTTCTGGACCTGGAGGCTACGTGGCAGCGATTCGTTGCGCGCAGCTGGGCCTGAAAACCGCGATCATAGAGAAGTATAATGTACTGGGCGGCACTTGCCTGAACGTGGGCTGTATCCCGTCTAAAGCGCTGCTCGATTCGTCAGAGCACTACCATAACGCCGCTCACTCCTTTAAAGAGCACGGCATTGAGCTGGATAACCTGCAGGTAAACCTGCAGCAGATGATTCAGCGCAAGGCAGGTGTGGTAAAAGCCAATAACGATGGCATTACCTACCTGATGAAGAAGAACAAGGTGGATACGTACTATGGCCTTGGCTCTTTCGTGAACAAGAACACGATCAAGGTGACAGACGCAGAGGGGAAGGAGCAGCAGATCGAGACGGATAAAGCCATCATCGCGACGGGCTCTAAACCTACTACGCTGCCGTTCCTGTCTATCGACAAGAAACGCATCATCACCTCTACAGAGGCGTTATCGCTGACAGAGGTGCCGAAAAACCTGATCATTATCGGTGGTGGCGTGATTGGCCTGGAGCTGGGCTCGGTGTATGCTCGCCTGGGCGCCAAAGTACAGGTGATCGA includes:
- the odhB gene encoding 2-oxoglutarate dehydrogenase complex dihydrolipoyllysine-residue succinyltransferase — encoded protein: MSLEVKVPAVGESITEVTIAQWLKKDGDRVEMDEVIAELESDKATFELPAEAAGILRIVAQEGDTVDVGAIICKIEENGAAAAAPSAPAAEASQPAAQEAAPAATGGAGETVEMKVPTVGESITEVTIASWLKSSGDHVEMDEVIAELESDKATFELPAEAAGTLEIVAQEGDTVEIGGLLCRIVSGAGAVKANAQATAKQAAADQQAATARPAAASSGAQTYASGTPSPAAGKILSEKGINPADVQGTGRDGRITKEDAQNAQKSAAKPAAAPAPKQEATASNDAPAAAGDRNQRREKMSSLRKTVARRLVQVKNETAMLTTFNEVDMKPIMDIRAKYKDKFKEVHEVGLGFMSFFTKACTVALKEWPAVNAQIDGNDMVFNDFVDVSIAVSSPKGLVVPVIRNAEQLTLDGIEKEVIRLAKKARDGKLSIEEMTGGTFTITNGGVFGSMMSTPIINAPQSAILGMHNIVQRPVAVNGQVEIRPMMYLALSYDHRIIDGRESVSFLVRVKELLEDPMRLLLGV
- a CDS encoding four helix bundle protein; amino-acid sequence: MGEEKENVVCDKSYAFALRIVKLYKFLTEEQKEFVLAKQLLRSGTSIGANVEEAIAASSKADFVHKLNIAAKEARETSYWLRLLKDSQYLPEKAFDSIHEDCMQVRKIISKILITMKANS